ATACAACCTTTAACTGTTTTCATTTTTGAAAAATTGTTTCAACTGCCAAGTCAATCTACTTCAGAGAAACAGTTAATTGAGACCTAAATATGAATTGGATACTTCAATTAAAAACCCTGAGATGCTAAGTCACAGGTTGAACTTACTTTTACTGCCAGGAATTATCATAATACACAGTCAGTTTAGAACTCCATCAGCACTATGACCTGGATTCTATGTACTTACGATTTAATCAAGCTATACTCACAAGAGTAGCTTGGACTGAACGAACCAACTTGTTTATGGAAGAAGATTCTTCAATCAAAGTAAACTCTCGAGGCAAATTCATTACATGGTCCACTAAACAAAAGCAAGGCTCATATTTATGTAGTAATTTACAAAGACTCGCTACTGTTAAACAACAAACTGGGAATTGGTCGAGGAGATAGGGTGGATATCTGGGGAGACTCAAGTCAGAACATCAATATGTCCTCAAACCCACTCTGATTCAAGTGTGTTCAATATTTTCTTAGCCAACAACTTATAGTTTAAACAACTCAATATTTTCCTTTAAACAAAcatgacagttctttcttccatCAGATCAGATAAACTATGATGGAACCTAACTACTAATGGTAACTTTACCATTAGATCATATTGTCGCATATACAGTTTCCCTACAAGTTGCTTCATTTTCTGCGCAAGGTTCATAACTTTCTCACTGTCAAAGAAAATCAATAAAAGATATAAAGCGCTGAAACTACTTTTTCTCACCTAGCTtaaattatcatcttcatcataaagAGCAAAGCATGCAATATATACAGACACATCAAAAATCTAGTTCAAACTGGAAAGTGAGTTGGAAGCACCCCCTAACAGTGGGTTTAAGCTTAAAATAGAAGCTTTTATGTATCCTAATCAATCTAATACTCGAGTTCTTTAACAAGAATGCAGGAAAGTTTATTGCGGCAAATGCTAAAGCAGTTTTTCATAGTTTCCGCTATTCAATATGCGTCAGGAGCTCAGTTTTTCATAATTTCCACTATTCAATCCGCGGTCGGAGCTCCTGATCTGTATGTACTACTAACAATTggttctctaagaaaataaatctGGAATCAAAGAAATCATCAAACATTAATGTTATACTACATATCCAGTTTCCTGTCTAGGCCCCCTAATTCTTTTGTATATAATCTTCAACCTCGATGAGAACAGAAGTTGACCACTCATTCACACTCGTCAAATCAGTTTCCAAATactcaaaaaaagaagaagaaaaaaactgatgAATCCTTAGGGAGGAGGATGAAAACTAACAAGAACAAAGTTACCTGTAAAGGGTTTCAAAAGGAGAAAAACACATATAGAAAGATGTTAATATACCAAGTTATAATTTAAGGACCTATAATGTGTTTAATCCCTGAGTTGTAAAATAGACTAGGGTATCACCCAAGCCTTCGGCCTAGGCTCAACCTCTCGTGCACCTTCGGCGCGTGGGACTTAATGATTTGTCCACGCTTTACGAATCCTTCTGGCTCGCGACGACAAAATCCTTACCTCTCATGGATTATTTTCTAGATAATGTCTATCCATATGAATCATTTGGTAAGAATAAAGTTATCTTCAATTGTTTCGTTCCAAAAAAGACGTATGTTCATTCCAAATACCTGGGCCTTCATTGAATAATTGAAGAACAATAGAGGTGCACAATGACGTTATTAAATATACAAAATACGTGCATTTAATGGACGGGGATCCATGGACATTCTTAGATGGACATTATCATACATGATTTGCGTCGTTATCTCCGCAAAATCCAAATGGTaatgaatttaaatctaatattttgatgatacgttCCTATCATAATACTTAACATTCATACCAAAAATGAGCAGGATTCGAtacgtataacaccaccatctacccaTTTGAATATCATCCGTTAaaagttaacggttgaaattaaggtTGGTAGATGGTGAAGTTTGGTATCTCGGATTGTGCTcgtttttggtaggaatgtagagttttataaGTGGAACGTATTatcaaaatattagatttaaattcattgtcgtttgagttttgcggagaaaatgacACAAATCACGTATCATAgtatccatctaagagtgtccatgaatCCTTCCTCTCTAACTAATTGTTGTGATGCTGTCAAAGTGAGCAAGTTCTGTATCATCTGGGTTGGAATGAACTTTCTTAATGTCTATTTATTTCTTTGTGCACTCAAGTTGCCCATCTTACGGTTTGAAGTACCACTCATATCTCTGGTTGGCTCTAGATTTGTTCTAAGAGGAATTCCAACCATCttaaaacggtccgcgagttataaccccaaaggtgtcactatccatccacaaaaaacccatcaaaacaaaagtaacacaaaaaccccaacaaaacaaaagtaactcgcagttgatgaaaccaaaatttggtttcatcataaaatttgatgaaaccccaaagaatttgatgaaaccaagttttggtttcatcataaaatttgatgaaaccaattttgaaacttggggtttttgtatcaatttttaaaaatttggagtttttgtatcaactTTGTTTAAAATGGAGTTTTAAacttttaatggatcccaacatttgagtggggtttttgtaccacaagtttgatcaccttggatttttatgactagttttgatctTAAAATATTAAATTTATACTGTATTGATCAGTTTCCATTTTAATGGTGGCCATAAGTGGGGTGGCTTTCTGACACTAAAGCTTTGTGTAGTCCGTTTTTTCCATATTAATGGCATAAACATTTTGGTGGTGTACCCGTATTTTCACAATGCATTATAAAACAGCTACAACCAAAATTACAGTGGAGCATGTTCGGACTTCAAGTTCAAAGCACAACAGGTACTACATCAACAAATTGGAAGGTAAATAAACTTCCAATGCATAACGTACTTTGGCTCTGCGCGTCAAGTTCGGTTTCACATCATTCTTATGCATGCAAGACAAATATTACCAGTTATTCTGGCCACAACAATTTTTGTATGGATGCCTTGCTATATTGCTATTGAGGAATGTATGCTCTGTCAAACAGTTACTTCTAtccaaaaaaaaagttagacaaaCTATATGACGAAAaaggaaaattgaaatgaaaaacATGAATGACGGTAAACAGTTACTCAAATTAAGTTAGTTTAGTACTACATGCTCTGCAAAGATAGAGAGAAAAGCGGtagagattaaaaaaaaagtccTTGTCGAGATTGAACAAAATGAACAAAAGTGAAGAAAAGAGAAACATAAATTTCCATTCAGGCAACAACAGCTAATTAAGAAAACTACAGGAGGAGGTTGAAGAAGAATTAACCAAATTCCACTGATACGGGCAAGAACCACAAAGGTTCAAATGTTACAAACTTTTTAAGCAAATTACTTTCCATGTTTGGTATCATTACATTCCCAACATTGGAAAATGACAGTTTATGGAATCAAGGGATATTAAATGAGCAAAAAGAATAAATAACCAATTTGACACCGGAAAGGATACTAAGCAAACATTTTGGAACTATTAAGTTAAAGCACTAAATTTAAAATTTAACTATGAATAAATTGTGATGATTTATCAACAAAATAGGATAATTTCATGAAGGTCACACGGCTCTGACCTACACAATAAGTTAAGGAAAAAAAAAGCGCATACATATAGTGCAATATCACTCAGACTGATGATGGATTTGTGAAGGTGCCAGCCGATTAGTTCTCTAGAATGTGTGCGTCTACCAACATGCAGTGATATTGCAGCAGTATCGACACCCTGTAGCACTACAGGAGTCCTTATTAGCACATTCAAAAAATGATTGTCTGCATTTAATCCTAACTAATACTTTCAAGAACTTTTAGCGCTTCTTTGAGGGTAGCCGTAATCAACAAAGTTAATAACTATTAACACAACATAAAATCTCTATTCTTGGGGATTTTTCAATGACCAAATTTGTCACGGAACCTGCATTTCCTTCAAACACCACACATTTTAGTTGAATGATTTTCGTCAAGGTAAGCGATAAATTCAAATAGATTCATAATTTCCACTATCCAATCCGCGGTCAGAGCTCCTGATCTATATGGACTACTAACAATTggttctctaagaaaataaatctGGAATCAAAGAAACTATCCAACATTAATGTTATACTGCATATCCAGTTTCCTGTCTAGGTCCCTTCATTCTTTTGTATATAATCTTCAACCTCGATGAGAACAGAAGATGACCACTCATTCAACTCATCAAATCAGTTTCcaaatactcaaaaaaaaaaaaaaaaaaaactgatgaaTCCTTAGGGAGGAGGATGAAAACTGACAAGAACAAACTACGTGTAAATGGGTttcaaaaggagcaaaacacataTAGAAAGATGCTAATATACCAAATTATTATTTAAGGACCTATAATGTGTTTAATCCCCTGAATTGTAAAATAGATGACACACACACgcacaaaaaaaagaaatatgATGAAACTCACCTTAAAACTTTGATGGTATTCATCATAGTCGCACTTCGGATAAAACATGATTAATCATACTTGAGATCCTCAAGGGCATTTGATATCTTAAACATCTAATTCATTCTCGGAGTTCTAAGCTTACCTTAGGATGTTACCTTGTATCGTTAACAATAATTATATATAAGCCCTAATTACACCATTTATTAACTAAATATCTAAAATTGTAACTAAATTTTTGTCATGGAGATTTGACCCTCAATATACCTGGCATAGGAATGTCCTTTAGGAActaacctcttgtaaaccttgaatTGCTGATCAGCTTTAAATGGTTTCTTCAGCAAGGTATAGAGTATACCCATACACAAATATGGTATACAATCCATTGGGTCTTCTTTCACAAGCTCTTCATAATCTTTCAAAGCCTCTTTGTACTTCTTCTGAACAACTTTCACTTGAGCAATTAGCAATTTAAACTCTCTCAACTCTTCtaccttgtttttcttcttacaGATACTTATACCAGCCTGAATTTTTGTTAATACATCACTAAAATCTTCTGATCCAGAATCAGAAATAGTAATGATCAATCCATGATAAGCTTCAATACACagagaatttgttgaaatcaattcTTCAAAACCTAAGATAGCAGCCTTGAAATTTTTCTCTTGACCTAATAGATATGATTTAGTAATCATCCATTTTAATGCCAAAGGTTCCATCTGAattaaccgatcacaagttaaaATTGCTCCTTTAATATCCCCCTCATCAATTTTAACCTCCAAcatagttttcaaggattttaaatACTCAGAATCTTCATCGGTAATGCAGGTCTCTTCCACTGTTGGTTGAGAAGCTAAAGCAATGGAAGGTTGATTAAAACGGTTGAAGAAGAGAACAAAAGTAGTTATTGCAACACAAGTAGTTTTGAGGATTGAGGAAAGTGGTTTTTTTAGGATTTCAGGGTTGGAGTTAGGGTTCCACGAAGAAGATGATTTGATGAAAGGTAATGAGATTGTTTTTGGAATAATCGGTCTGTGATGAACGAGTTGCCGTAGTGC
This is a stretch of genomic DNA from Papaver somniferum cultivar HN1 chromosome 1, ASM357369v1, whole genome shotgun sequence. It encodes these proteins:
- the LOC113350707 gene encoding protein SLOW GREEN 1, chloroplastic-like; protein product: MAEALRQLVHHRPIIPKTISLPFIKSSSSWNPNSNPEILKKPLSSILKTTCVAITTFVLFFNRFNQPSIALASQPTVEETCITDEDSEYLKSLKTMLEVKIDEGDIKGAILTCDRLIQMEPLALKWMITKSYLLGQEKNFKAAILGFEELISTNSLCIEAYHGLIITISDSGSEDFSDVLTKIQAGISICKKKNKVEELREFKLLIAQVKVVQKKYKEALKDYEELVKEDPMDCIPYLCMGILYTLLKKPFKADQQFKVYKRLVPKGHSYARYIEGQISMTKI